The Methanobacterium sp. genome includes a window with the following:
- a CDS encoding serine hydroxymethyltransferase yields MPNNLKYAQKIKNLTKNHHEWMRNSINLIASENLTSVSVREALATDLSHRYAEGLAYHRLYEGCQYIDEIENITINLSKKMYKAEHANVQPISGVVANMASFFALSQYGDGMMALDVPVGGHISHAHVSAAGIRGLNVSAHPFDSDIMNIDADAMKKNILENKPKIVLLGGSLFLFPHPVEEASEAAAEVGAKVMYDGAHVLGLIAGGKFQDPLKEGADLMVGSTHKTFPGPQGGIILCKDELKHDIDDAVFPGVVSNHHLHHLAALGIATAEMLEFGADYAKQILVNSQELAQNLHELGFNVLCEDLGFTESHQVVMDVSNIGKASEMAKNLETNNIILNKNLLPWDDVNRSDDPSGIRVGTQELTRRGLKEQHMAEVAEFIKKVTVDGKQVKNEVSEFICSFNTVHYAFRDDKAYDYIDF; encoded by the coding sequence ATGCCAAATAATCTAAAATACGCTCAAAAAATTAAGAACCTCACTAAAAATCATCATGAATGGATGCGAAACAGTATAAACCTTATAGCTAGTGAAAATTTAACCAGTGTCAGTGTCAGGGAAGCTTTAGCCACTGACTTATCCCATCGCTATGCGGAAGGGCTAGCCTATCACCGACTGTATGAAGGATGCCAGTACATTGATGAAATCGAAAACATCACTATTAATCTTTCCAAAAAAATGTATAAAGCAGAACACGCTAATGTGCAACCTATTTCAGGAGTGGTTGCCAACATGGCATCATTTTTTGCATTAAGCCAGTACGGAGATGGCATGATGGCTCTAGATGTTCCGGTAGGTGGGCATATAAGCCACGCCCATGTAAGTGCTGCAGGAATCAGAGGCTTGAATGTGTCGGCACATCCTTTTGATTCAGACATAATGAATATAGACGCGGATGCTATGAAAAAGAATATTCTTGAGAATAAACCTAAAATCGTTCTTTTAGGAGGTAGTTTATTTTTATTCCCACATCCAGTTGAAGAAGCTAGTGAAGCTGCCGCTGAAGTAGGAGCCAAAGTGATGTATGATGGAGCACATGTTTTAGGGCTAATTGCGGGAGGTAAGTTCCAAGACCCCCTCAAAGAAGGGGCTGATTTAATGGTGGGAAGTACCCATAAAACATTCCCCGGACCACAAGGAGGGATAATTCTCTGTAAAGATGAATTAAAACATGATATTGATGATGCTGTTTTCCCTGGCGTGGTTAGCAACCATCACCTACACCACCTTGCTGCACTGGGAATTGCCACCGCAGAAATGTTAGAATTTGGTGCTGATTACGCAAAACAGATCCTTGTCAATTCCCAAGAATTAGCACAAAATCTACATGAACTTGGTTTCAATGTATTGTGTGAAGATCTTGGATTCACTGAATCCCATCAAGTGGTTATGGATGTTTCCAACATTGGAAAAGCATCTGAGATGGCCAAAAATTTAGAAACAAACAACATCATATTAAACAAGAATCTTCTACCGTGGGATGATGTTAATCGCTCAGATGATCCATCAGGCATCAGAGTAGGAACGCAAGAATTAACCAGAAGAGGTTTAAAAGAACAACACATGGCAGAAGTAGCTGAGTTTATAAAAAAGGTAACAGTAGATGGTAAACAAGTGAAAAATGAAGTATCTGAATTCATATGTTCTTTTAATACCGTCCACTATGCTTTTCGTGACGACAAAGCTTATGACTACATTGATTTCTAA
- a CDS encoding dihydromethanopterin reductase (acceptor) translates to MKIAWAFTGAGHMLLESVETLEKIASVEENQISVLLSGAGEEVLKMYGLFDRVTSLTGGYYQELVLEKDQMWSYPMSGRFSLGRYDLLIVSPATSNTIAKLVHGIADNLVTNAVAQAGKGKVRTFLVPVDLESGDLDTVLPSKLELELCQNCDICEAAVACPPDAITPAVEIDLLKCQGCAACQAACPFGAVSGGSIVTIHMRKIDIENTAKLQELEGVEVFQHPSKILKNI, encoded by the coding sequence ATGAAAATCGCTTGGGCATTCACTGGAGCAGGACATATGCTCCTAGAGAGTGTTGAAACTCTGGAAAAAATAGCTTCAGTAGAAGAAAATCAGATAAGTGTCCTGCTTTCTGGTGCGGGAGAAGAAGTTTTGAAGATGTATGGTCTTTTTGACAGAGTTACAAGTCTTACTGGAGGATATTATCAGGAATTAGTTCTAGAAAAGGACCAAATGTGGAGTTACCCCATGTCTGGCCGTTTCTCCCTAGGGAGATATGATTTACTGATAGTATCTCCCGCCACTTCCAACACCATTGCCAAACTAGTACATGGAATAGCTGATAACTTAGTTACCAATGCTGTTGCTCAAGCAGGGAAAGGGAAAGTTAGAACATTTTTAGTACCAGTGGATCTTGAATCAGGAGATTTAGATACAGTTCTCCCTTCAAAACTTGAATTAGAGCTATGTCAGAACTGTGACATTTGTGAGGCAGCTGTGGCTTGCCCACCAGATGCTATAACTCCTGCTGTTGAGATTGATCTCCTTAAATGTCAGGGGTGCGCCGCTTGTCAAGCAGCTTGTCCCTTTGGAGCTGTCAGTGGAGGTAGCATAGTCACCATCCACATGCGGAAAATTGATATTGAAAACACCGCAAAATTGCAAGAACTGGAAGGAGTGGAAGTGTTTCAACATCCTTCAAAAATTTTAAAAAACATATAA
- a CDS encoding DUF169 domain-containing protein — translation MDYQKLGEKLKTVLKLKREPVAIKWVSREPRNIPKASEKSRFCTKLDKAMNGEIFYATAEEEECMGGLRYTGLKDPHKFPKNMRSGSFLVPRGVYKSIPAVQRSWKSNLAVEPDIFTALIFAPLSSADFEPDVIFIVGNSRQGMELLHANAYDSGSHGLGADSGPICSSMAAMPYLTGKVTYGFGDIGSRNNMNLKDDEIMISIPATDLERITLNLEEMKTKTAFRQKESEI, via the coding sequence ATGGATTATCAAAAACTGGGAGAAAAACTAAAAACTGTTTTGAAGCTAAAAAGAGAACCAGTAGCCATTAAATGGGTGTCCAGAGAGCCGCGAAATATCCCTAAAGCGAGTGAAAAGTCTAGATTCTGCACAAAATTGGATAAAGCAATGAATGGAGAGATTTTCTATGCTACCGCAGAGGAAGAAGAGTGTATGGGAGGCCTTAGATATACTGGATTAAAAGATCCCCATAAATTTCCTAAAAACATGCGAAGTGGCTCATTCCTAGTTCCAAGAGGCGTTTATAAAAGCATACCAGCAGTACAAAGATCTTGGAAAAGTAATTTGGCTGTTGAACCAGATATTTTTACTGCATTAATATTTGCACCACTTTCCAGTGCTGATTTTGAACCTGACGTGATTTTCATTGTTGGTAATTCCAGACAAGGAATGGAACTGTTACATGCCAATGCATATGACTCCGGATCACATGGATTAGGAGCTGACTCCGGGCCTATCTGTAGTTCAATGGCAGCTATGCCCTACCTAACTGGCAAAGTCACCTATGGTTTTGGTGATATTGGTTCAAGGAACAATATGAATCTTAAAGATGACGAGATTATGATCAGCATACCTGCAACTGATCTGGAAAGAATCACCCTTAATCTGGAAGAAATGAAAACAAAAACTGCATTTAGACAAAAAGAGTCCGAAATTTAG